From Maniola hyperantus chromosome 21, iAphHyp1.2, whole genome shotgun sequence, the proteins below share one genomic window:
- the LOC117992455 gene encoding F-box/WD repeat-containing protein 4 — protein sequence MCSNLIIQMPLDILINILARLELCDLRNLMLTCKSFTNLILNDNTLWRIKCSRRLILKNKRSELIPFSWYNKCRISHNWCKGIYRNKVIIQHATNYMPWLQLCSSEVWYLSVGSDLRCYSVDKRGLPISSLLWTIHVPTVKRDDVRTNDISRFIVKDNIIICGNRDGCAAVYSYDNPRRRPNLLMHIKDGHENGLVEVSAVEKIRDTIITASSDCSYICFWECRKDENNSYYNNVDCKTDYKLLNEIGCRCIAANDAQDRLALGPNGNSKPLLLDVDTGTFLMSSDATRNPKQVVRDIQWHDGNCVACVTHSGKLNLVDVRSSAVVYETQDPFQSSLYCLKTDSDRAVVVGSSEYSRCVLFDLRSTRHIQMYFTQKKSSPIYSLDFDSTKLIAAADRGVASLNFNVSAATTLAKDFSHAFQFENR from the exons ATGTGCTCAAATTTAATAATTCAGATGCCTTTAGACattctaataaatatattagCCCGTTTGGAACTTTGTGATCTTCGTAATTTAATGTTAACATGTAAATCTTTTACAAATTTAATATTGAACGATAACACATTGTGGAGGATCAAATGTTCAAGAAgacttattttgaaaaataagaGGAG tGAATTGATACCGTTTTCCTGGTATAATAAATGCAGAATATCACATAACTGGTGTAAGGGAATTTATAGAAACAAG gtaATTATCCAACATGCAACCAACTACATGCCTTGGCTACAGTTGTGCAGCTCTGAAGTATGGTACCTGTCAGTGGGGTCAGACCTGCGATGCTATTCAGTTGATAAGAGAGGTTTACCAATTTCCAGTCTTCTATGGACCATACATGTACCAACTGTCAAGAGAGATGATGTACGCACAAATGATATCTCAAGGTTCATTGTgaaagataatataattatttgtgGGAACAG AGATGGGTGTGCAGCAGTATACTCATATGATAATCCGAGAAGAAGACCTAATTTATTGATGCATATTAAAGATGGCCATGAGAATGGTCTTGTAGAAGTTTCGGCAGTAGAAAAAATACGAGACACCATAATCACTGCATCTAGTGATTGTTCGTACATATGTTTTTGGGAATGCAGAAAGGATGaaaataattcttattacaATAATGTAGACT GCAAAACAGATTATAAGTTGCTAAATGAGATTGGCTGTAGATGCATTGCCGCTAATGATGCGCAAGACAGACTGGCGCTTGGTCCTAATGGAAATAGTAAGCCCCTTTTACTTGACGTCGATAC TGGTACCTTTTTAATGTCATCGGATGCTACTAGGAATCCCAAACAGGTGGTGCGAGATATCCAGTGGCACGATGGAAACTGTGTGGCATGTGTCACCCACTCGGGAAAATTAAACTTAGTTGATGTTAGGAGTTCTGCAGTG GTGTATGAAACGCAGGACCCTTTCCAATCGTCCCTGTATTGCCTCAAGACTGACTCAGACCGCGCCGTGGTGGTCGGCTCGTCGGAATACTCGCGATGTGTTCTCTTCGACTTGCGCTCCACTCGCCATATTCAg ATGTATTTCACCCAGAAAAAGTCTTCTCCAATCTACAGCCTGGACTTTGATTCAACCAAACTAATAGCTGCAGCTGATCGAGGGGTAGCAAGTTTAAACTTCAATGTCAGTGCGGCTACAACACTAGCAAAAGATTTCTCACATGCATTTCAATTTGAAAATAGATAg